One stretch of Alcaligenes faecalis DNA includes these proteins:
- a CDS encoding Crp/Fnr family transcriptional regulator gives MTKVNMPGPCPALFELLARHRLLQGLPIEVIQHLCRDALAQNASAGQILFNEGDEARHCLLVDSGQVEILRYSQNGDERVFNVFEPGQLVAEAAMFMPHGRYPMCARAKGTVRIYKLSRSSLQEACRRWPELAMNMMAGLSSALYAQVNKVDWISASSAAERLANYLLNLQARQGENIQLPLNQRQLAAHLGIRAETLSRLFTDWQARGYVSGKRSDWQVHDQAHLRRLASPAQRSF, from the coding sequence ATGACAAAAGTCAACATGCCCGGCCCGTGTCCAGCTTTGTTTGAATTGCTGGCCCGCCACCGTCTCCTGCAAGGTTTGCCCATCGAGGTCATCCAGCATTTGTGCCGTGACGCTTTGGCTCAAAACGCCAGCGCCGGGCAAATTCTGTTCAATGAAGGTGACGAGGCCCGCCATTGCCTGCTGGTCGATAGCGGCCAGGTAGAAATCCTGCGCTACAGCCAAAATGGTGACGAGCGTGTTTTCAACGTGTTCGAACCCGGCCAGCTAGTGGCGGAAGCCGCCATGTTCATGCCGCATGGTCGCTACCCCATGTGCGCCCGCGCCAAAGGGACCGTACGCATCTACAAGCTCTCGCGCAGCAGTCTGCAAGAAGCCTGCCGCCGCTGGCCCGAACTGGCCATGAACATGATGGCGGGCCTGAGCAGCGCCTTGTATGCGCAAGTCAACAAAGTGGACTGGATTTCCGCCAGCTCGGCCGCCGAGCGCCTGGCGAACTACTTGCTGAATCTGCAAGCCCGCCAAGGGGAAAATATCCAGTTGCCCTTGAACCAGCGGCAACTGGCCGCCCATTTGGGGATACGGGCAGAAACCTTGAGCCGTTTGTTTACAGACTGGCAGGCGCGCGGCTACGTCAGTGGCAAACGCAGCGACTGGCAGGTACACGACCAGGCCCACCTGCGCCGCTTGGCCAGCCCAGCCCAACGCTCTTTTTAA
- a CDS encoding DUF1971 domain-containing protein: MTHLPPQADYTEANIRQLVTQFYAQVRQDAQLGPIFEHNVQDWDEHLDMLCDFWSAILLGTRRFKGAPIARHAALPELSWPLFEHWLEIFHQTTADLGKPALQQKADAMADRIAAKLWQTYQAQSNQTRLPDTLPEGLERYSQSPVFTPDNLPDALRRAHNTKVGTWGLLRVQTGVLRFALDEEPFTEVVLTAGQCVAIEPQVLHHVEFELPGSFQIEFFKQAR; this comes from the coding sequence ATGACACACTTGCCGCCACAGGCCGATTACACCGAAGCCAACATCCGCCAACTGGTGACCCAGTTCTACGCCCAGGTGCGGCAAGATGCGCAGCTAGGCCCGATTTTTGAACACAATGTGCAAGACTGGGACGAGCATCTGGATATGCTGTGCGATTTCTGGTCGGCCATTTTGCTGGGCACACGCCGCTTCAAGGGCGCCCCGATTGCGCGCCATGCCGCCCTACCCGAGTTATCCTGGCCCTTGTTTGAACACTGGCTGGAAATTTTCCACCAAACCACGGCCGATCTGGGCAAACCCGCCCTGCAACAGAAGGCAGACGCTATGGCAGACCGCATTGCCGCCAAACTCTGGCAAACCTATCAAGCGCAAAGCAATCAAACACGCTTGCCCGATACCCTGCCCGAAGGGCTGGAACGCTACAGCCAATCCCCTGTTTTCACGCCAGACAATTTGCCCGACGCCCTGCGCCGCGCTCACAACACCAAGGTCGGCACCTGGGGCCTGCTACGGGTTCAAACCGGCGTATTACGCTTTGCGCTGGACGAGGAGCCCTTTACCGAAGTGGTCCTGACCGCCGGGCAATGCGTGGCGATTGAGCCTCAGGTCCTGCATCACGTGGAATTCGAGCTGCCCGGCAGCTTCCAGATCGAATTCTTCAAACAAGCCCGCTAA
- the fdnG gene encoding formate dehydrogenase-N subunit alpha, which translates to MVNMNRRQFFKVTGASLASSSMVLLGAAPTPAMAEVRQYKLTRMTETRNTCPYCSVACGVLLYSRGDGAMNAEPSVVHIEGDADHPVNRGTLCPKGAGLVDFIKSPNRLKYPEYRAAGSDKWERISWEDAFTRIAKLMKEDRDANFQATAEDGTVVNRWLTTGMLAASASSNEVGYITHKVVRSMGVLAFDNQARVUHGPTVAGLAPTFGRGAMTNHWVDIKNADIVLIMGGNAAEAHPCGFKWVTEAKAHNNAKLIVVDPRFTRSASVADFYAPIRTGSDITFLGGVIKYLLDNDKIQHEYVRNYTDMPFIVREDFDFEQGLYSGYNEEKRSYDKSSWDYELGEDGYVKTDPTLQHPRSVYQLLRKHYERYTPEMVERVCGTPKDKFLKVCEMLASTAEPGRAGTILYALGWTQHSIGSQIIRTGAMVQLLLGNIGIAGGGMNALRGHSNIQGLTDLGLMSNLLPGYLTLPNQAEKEFDGYIGARAQQPLRPNQLSYWRNYKKFHVSLMKAWFGDAAQAENNWAYDYLPKLDKLYDMLQVFELMDEGKMTGYICQGFNPLAAAPYKAKLLRGFSKLKYMVIMDPLVTETSEFWKNYGEHNDVDSASIQTEVFRLPTTCFAEEEGALVNSGRWLQWHWKAANPPGEAKSDIEIMSTLFTRIRSLYQKEGGAFPDPILNLSWPYSNPDDPTAAELAKEYSGRALVDLHDPKDPTKITRKAGEQLDGFAELRDDGTTLSGCWIYAGAWTQQGNMMARRDNSDPTGIGQTLNWAWAWPANRRVLYNRASCDLTGKPFDPRRSLVHWDGKRWGGADVPDYKADENPADGMGPFIMNPEGVARFFARKGMAEGPFPEHYEPFESPLSYNPLSPDEPRAMTNPAARIFKDDLAAMGTVDKFPYVGTTYRLTEHFHYWTKHVKLNAIVQPEQFVEIGEELAKEVGIAQGDRVKVSSNRGYIKAVAVVTKRIKALNVDGKVVHQVGIPLHWGFVGLARPGFLINALTPPVGDGNSQTPETKAFLVQLEKIKE; encoded by the coding sequence ATGGTGAACATGAATCGGCGTCAGTTCTTCAAAGTGACGGGGGCCTCGCTGGCCAGTTCCAGCATGGTTCTGCTGGGCGCTGCGCCCACCCCCGCCATGGCGGAAGTCAGGCAGTACAAGCTGACCCGCATGACAGAGACGCGAAATACCTGTCCTTACTGTTCTGTAGCCTGTGGAGTGCTGCTGTACTCCCGTGGTGACGGTGCCATGAATGCCGAGCCCAGCGTGGTTCACATCGAAGGCGATGCCGACCACCCGGTCAATCGCGGCACACTCTGTCCCAAGGGCGCTGGCTTGGTGGATTTCATCAAGAGCCCCAACCGACTCAAATACCCCGAATACCGCGCCGCTGGCTCGGACAAGTGGGAACGCATTTCCTGGGAAGACGCCTTCACGCGTATTGCCAAGCTGATGAAAGAAGACCGCGACGCCAACTTCCAGGCAACCGCCGAAGATGGCACCGTGGTGAACCGTTGGCTGACCACCGGCATGCTGGCGGCATCGGCCAGCAGTAACGAAGTGGGCTATATCACTCATAAAGTCGTCCGCAGTATGGGCGTCCTGGCGTTCGACAACCAAGCACGTGTCTGACACGGCCCGACGGTGGCAGGTCTTGCCCCGACGTTTGGCCGTGGAGCGATGACGAACCATTGGGTCGACATCAAGAACGCGGATATTGTGCTGATCATGGGCGGCAACGCAGCCGAGGCGCACCCCTGTGGCTTCAAATGGGTGACCGAGGCCAAAGCACACAACAATGCAAAACTGATCGTTGTGGATCCACGCTTTACGCGTTCGGCATCCGTAGCGGACTTTTACGCGCCTATACGTACCGGTAGTGACATCACCTTCCTGGGTGGCGTCATCAAATACCTGCTGGATAACGACAAGATCCAGCACGAATACGTGCGCAACTACACCGATATGCCCTTTATCGTGCGCGAAGACTTTGACTTCGAGCAGGGGCTGTATTCGGGCTACAACGAAGAAAAACGCAGCTACGACAAGTCCTCCTGGGACTACGAGCTGGGCGAGGACGGCTACGTCAAAACCGACCCCACCTTGCAACACCCACGCTCGGTCTACCAACTGCTGCGCAAGCACTACGAGCGCTATACGCCCGAGATGGTGGAACGCGTCTGTGGCACGCCCAAGGACAAGTTCCTGAAAGTCTGTGAAATGCTGGCCTCGACCGCTGAACCGGGTCGCGCGGGCACCATTCTGTATGCACTGGGCTGGACGCAACACAGTATTGGTTCGCAGATCATCCGTACCGGTGCCATGGTGCAGTTGCTGCTGGGCAATATTGGTATTGCCGGCGGTGGCATGAACGCGCTGCGCGGACACTCCAACATTCAAGGTCTGACTGACCTGGGTTTGATGTCCAACCTGCTGCCCGGCTACCTGACTTTGCCCAACCAGGCCGAGAAGGAGTTTGACGGCTACATTGGCGCGCGTGCCCAACAGCCGCTACGCCCCAACCAGCTGAGCTACTGGCGCAACTACAAGAAGTTCCACGTCAGCCTGATGAAAGCCTGGTTTGGTGATGCCGCTCAGGCCGAGAACAACTGGGCCTACGACTATCTGCCCAAGCTGGACAAGCTCTACGACATGCTGCAAGTGTTCGAGCTGATGGACGAAGGCAAAATGACGGGCTACATCTGTCAGGGCTTCAACCCCCTGGCGGCGGCACCGTACAAGGCCAAGCTGCTGCGTGGTTTCTCCAAGCTCAAGTACATGGTCATCATGGACCCGCTGGTCACGGAAACGTCAGAGTTCTGGAAGAACTATGGCGAGCACAATGATGTCGATTCCGCCTCCATCCAGACCGAAGTCTTCCGTCTGCCCACCACCTGTTTCGCCGAGGAAGAAGGCGCACTGGTGAACTCGGGCCGCTGGCTGCAATGGCACTGGAAGGCCGCCAACCCTCCGGGCGAGGCCAAGAGCGACATCGAGATCATGAGTACGCTGTTCACGCGCATTCGCTCGCTGTACCAGAAAGAAGGCGGTGCCTTCCCTGATCCGATCCTGAACCTGTCCTGGCCGTACTCCAACCCGGATGATCCAACCGCCGCTGAACTGGCCAAGGAATACTCGGGCCGCGCACTGGTGGATCTGCATGATCCCAAGGATCCGACCAAGATCACGCGTAAAGCAGGCGAGCAGCTGGATGGCTTTGCCGAATTGCGCGACGACGGCACCACGCTTAGCGGTTGCTGGATCTATGCCGGTGCCTGGACGCAGCAAGGCAATATGATGGCTCGCCGCGACAATAGCGACCCAACCGGCATCGGCCAGACGCTGAACTGGGCCTGGGCCTGGCCAGCAAACCGCCGCGTGCTCTACAACCGTGCTTCCTGTGACCTGACCGGCAAGCCCTTTGACCCACGCCGCAGCCTGGTTCACTGGGATGGCAAGCGCTGGGGTGGTGCGGACGTCCCTGACTACAAGGCCGATGAAAATCCGGCTGATGGCATGGGTCCGTTCATCATGAACCCCGAAGGTGTCGCCCGCTTCTTTGCCCGTAAAGGCATGGCAGAAGGCCCCTTCCCCGAGCACTACGAGCCTTTTGAAAGCCCGCTCAGCTACAACCCGCTCAGTCCTGACGAGCCACGTGCCATGACCAACCCGGCAGCGCGTATCTTCAAGGACGACCTGGCGGCCATGGGTACCGTAGACAAGTTCCCCTATGTGGGCACGACCTACCGCCTGACCGAGCACTTCCACTACTGGACCAAGCACGTGAAGCTGAACGCCATCGTGCAGCCGGAACAGTTTGTGGAAATTGGCGAGGAACTGGCCAAGGAAGTGGGCATTGCGCAAGGCGATCGCGTCAAGGTGTCCTCCAACCGTGGCTATATCAAGGCCGTGGCGGTGGTGACCAAGCGCATCAAGGCCCTGAACGTGGATGGCAAGGTTGTCCACCAGGTGGGTATCCCGCTGCACTGGGGATTTGTGGGTCTGGCACGACCTGGTTTCCTGATCAATGCACTGACACCGCCCGTGGGTGATGGCAACTCGCAAACGCCAGAGACCAAGGCCTTCCTGGTTCAACTTGAAAAGATTAAGGAGTAA
- the fdxH gene encoding formate dehydrogenase subunit beta → MALQSLDIKRRSATTTPMPSVREPVGGEVAKLIDTSKCIGCKACQVACMEWNDTRDEIGHNVGVYDNPADLTDKSWTIMRFAEYENPAGDLEWLIRKDGCMHCEDPGCLKACPSPGAIVQYTNGIVDFHEENCIGCGYCVTGCPFDVPRISEKDKKAYKCTLCSDRVAVGQEPACAKTCPTGAIVFGTKEDMQHHAAERIEDLKSRGFENAGLYDPAGVGGTHVMYVLHHADKPELYSDLPKDPQISPMVSLWKGVAKPLGVAAMALTALIGFFHYIRTGPNETDEEDERRADEDARKIQEAHHD, encoded by the coding sequence ATGGCCTTGCAATCACTTGATATCAAACGGCGCTCCGCAACCACCACCCCCATGCCCAGCGTGCGCGAGCCCGTGGGCGGGGAGGTGGCCAAGCTGATCGACACCAGTAAGTGCATTGGCTGTAAGGCCTGTCAGGTCGCCTGCATGGAATGGAACGATACGCGCGACGAGATCGGTCACAACGTCGGGGTGTATGACAACCCGGCTGACCTGACCGACAAGTCCTGGACCATCATGCGTTTTGCGGAGTATGAAAACCCCGCTGGCGATCTGGAATGGCTGATTCGCAAAGACGGCTGTATGCACTGCGAGGACCCAGGCTGCCTGAAGGCCTGTCCCTCGCCGGGCGCCATCGTGCAGTACACCAACGGCATTGTGGATTTCCACGAGGAAAACTGCATTGGCTGCGGCTACTGCGTTACTGGCTGTCCTTTCGATGTGCCCCGCATTTCGGAAAAGGACAAGAAAGCCTACAAGTGCACCTTGTGTTCGGACCGTGTCGCGGTCGGACAGGAACCGGCCTGTGCCAAGACCTGTCCTACCGGCGCGATTGTGTTCGGTACGAAAGAAGACATGCAGCACCACGCTGCAGAGCGTATCGAAGACCTGAAATCGCGTGGCTTTGAAAACGCCGGTCTGTACGACCCGGCCGGAGTGGGCGGCACCCACGTCATGTACGTGCTGCACCACGCCGACAAGCCCGAGCTGTACAGCGATCTGCCCAAAGACCCGCAGATCAGTCCGATGGTCTCGCTCTGGAAGGGAGTGGCCAAACCGCTGGGGGTTGCTGCCATGGCACTGACCGCCCTGATTGGTTTCTTCCACTACATCCGAACCGGTCCTAACGAGACCGACGAGGAAGACGAGCGCCGCGCCGACGAGGACGCACGCAAGATCCAGGAGGCTCACCATGACTGA
- a CDS encoding formate dehydrogenase subunit gamma, whose protein sequence is MTDHNRKGMIQRYTTSQRINHWIIAMSFVLLALSGLALFHPSMYWLTNLFGGGPWTRILHPFIGVVMFVCFFLFAARMVRHNMFSKGDAAWLRHFKDVLNAKDERIPEVGRYNAGQKILFFALVIFMIGLLATGVVMWREYFSAFFPIWAIRLASVLHAVCALLMICAIIVHIYAGIWVKGSVKAMTRGTVTRAWAWKHHRAWFREEMEKGPSRPAE, encoded by the coding sequence ATGACTGATCACAACCGCAAGGGCATGATTCAGCGCTACACCACCAGTCAGCGCATTAATCACTGGATCATTGCCATGAGCTTTGTGCTGCTGGCCTTGTCCGGGCTGGCGCTGTTTCATCCGTCAATGTACTGGCTGACCAATCTGTTTGGTGGTGGCCCGTGGACACGCATTCTTCACCCGTTTATTGGCGTGGTGATGTTTGTGTGCTTTTTCCTGTTTGCGGCCCGCATGGTACGGCACAATATGTTCTCCAAGGGTGACGCGGCCTGGCTGCGTCACTTCAAGGACGTGCTCAATGCCAAGGACGAGCGTATCCCCGAAGTAGGCCGCTATAACGCCGGGCAAAAGATCCTGTTTTTTGCTTTGGTGATCTTCATGATCGGCCTGCTGGCAACCGGTGTGGTGATGTGGCGCGAATACTTTTCCGCCTTCTTCCCCATCTGGGCTATCCGCCTGGCCTCCGTGCTGCACGCGGTCTGCGCCCTGCTGATGATTTGCGCGATTATCGTGCATATCTACGCCGGTATCTGGGTAAAGGGTTCGGTCAAAGCCATGACCCGTGGTACGGTCACCCGTGCCTGGGCCTGGAAGCACCACCGTGCCTGGTT